From one uncultured Bacteroides sp. genomic stretch:
- the cdd gene encoding cytidine deaminase gives MKDLIITAILKVYQYDELSEADRTLVSAAMDATSRSYAPYSHFRVGAAARLANGVIVTGTNQENAAYPSGLCAERTTLFYTNSQYPDQAVTTLAIAARTENGFLESPIPPCGACRQVMLETEKRYSQPMRILLYGTKHIYEVKSIKDLLPLSFDGSEMEL, from the coding sequence ATGAAAGATCTCATCATCACAGCCATACTAAAAGTATACCAATACGATGAACTCTCTGAAGCAGATCGGACACTCGTTAGTGCTGCCATGGATGCTACATCACGCAGTTATGCCCCTTACTCCCACTTCAGGGTGGGTGCCGCCGCCCGATTGGCCAACGGGGTGATTGTAACAGGTACGAATCAGGAGAATGCAGCTTATCCGTCGGGGCTTTGTGCAGAACGCACCACGCTGTTCTATACAAACTCGCAATACCCCGACCAGGCGGTAACGACACTGGCCATTGCCGCCCGCACGGAAAATGGCTTTCTCGAATCGCCCATTCCGCCCTGTGGCGCCTGCCGCCAGGTGATGCTCGAAACGGAGAAGCGCTACAGCCAACCGATGCGCATCTTGCTTTACGGCACAAAACACATCTACGAGGTAAAAAGTATCAAAGATTTACTCCCGCTGTCGTTTGACGGTTCGGAGATGGAACTGTAA